A genomic segment from Candidatus Rokuibacteriota bacterium encodes:
- a CDS encoding DNA-processing protein DprA, with the protein MAADRFVAVVGARALPEAWASQVAEVVRFFLGRGWGIGSGGARGADEYALRAVLAAGRKACARSVVFLPGSLAEAPSGLVRVFVRRGGRVVEGSGSGRAALLSRSRRLARESAGVVAFLWGPSRGSVFTAREAARAGKPVAVVLAGGGAEPPRFSGGRWEACTLGPVTAFRWVAEASESGEPGLTALGRIFVVPEGEPVHELLSHISGLSQGERLWFEQGVLVGDTVLVPHERLDDGKPVRLGVERLMRRLRCSAREAYELGELLLALEAGPEVIAHYEAEARARGLQAVLQELYWLVVDLARVEEASEADALAHAERLNGRAEWVTTEGVLPLDAGAAEDEPALTPDAWHRLGSIHPEGIRCPGCGLEYEADDEAAELPSCPRCGVADTWEAHQDQAFRALIAEIEGCASLAELAALGKRLYALRLSHDQAGVAWSHYQIQKAKLEVALTPGFLANALLRDVIHADTRVLPRLGAWLYRRQRVKGSALSSPEWRRIWQAYQARRLARPA; encoded by the coding sequence ATGGCAGCGGATCGGTTCGTCGCGGTGGTCGGGGCTCGGGCGCTTCCGGAGGCCTGGGCGTCCCAGGTGGCTGAGGTGGTTCGGTTCTTCCTAGGCCGGGGCTGGGGGATCGGGTCAGGCGGCGCCAGGGGCGCGGATGAGTACGCCCTTCGCGCTGTGCTGGCCGCGGGGCGGAAGGCGTGCGCGCGCTCGGTGGTCTTCCTGCCCGGCTCCTTGGCTGAGGCGCCGAGCGGGCTCGTTCGCGTGTTCGTCCGGCGCGGCGGGCGGGTGGTGGAGGGCTCCGGCTCCGGGCGCGCGGCGCTTCTTTCCCGCTCGCGTCGGCTGGCGCGGGAGTCGGCTGGCGTGGTCGCCTTCCTCTGGGGCCCCTCGCGCGGGTCGGTCTTCACGGCGCGGGAGGCCGCGCGGGCGGGGAAGCCAGTGGCCGTGGTCCTCGCCGGCGGCGGGGCGGAGCCGCCTCGTTTCTCCGGCGGCCGGTGGGAGGCGTGCACTCTCGGTCCGGTCACGGCGTTCCGCTGGGTGGCGGAGGCCTCGGAGAGCGGGGAGCCCGGGCTCACGGCGCTCGGCCGGATCTTCGTCGTCCCCGAGGGCGAGCCGGTGCATGAGCTGCTCTCGCACATCTCCGGCTTGAGCCAGGGCGAGCGGCTCTGGTTCGAGCAGGGCGTCCTGGTCGGGGACACGGTGCTGGTGCCTCACGAGCGTCTGGACGACGGCAAGCCCGTCCGCCTCGGGGTAGAGCGTCTCATGCGCCGCCTCCGCTGCTCGGCCCGCGAGGCCTACGAGCTGGGCGAGCTGCTCCTGGCCCTCGAGGCCGGGCCCGAGGTCATCGCCCACTACGAGGCCGAGGCCCGAGCTCGTGGGCTCCAGGCTGTCCTCCAGGAACTCTACTGGCTGGTGGTGGACCTGGCGCGGGTGGAGGAGGCCTCCGAGGCCGATGCCCTCGCCCACGCCGAGCGGCTCAACGGTCGCGCCGAGTGGGTGACGACTGAGGGCGTCCTCCCGCTCGATGCCGGGGCCGCTGAAGACGAGCCCGCGTTGACCCCGGATGCCTGGCACCGGCTGGGCTCGATCCACCCCGAGGGGATCCGGTGCCCCGGCTGCGGGCTGGAGTACGAGGCGGATGACGAGGCGGCTGAGCTTCCGTCCTGCCCGCGCTGCGGCGTCGCCGACACCTGGGAGGCTCACCAGGATCAAGCATTCCGTGCGCTGATTGCCGAGATCGAAGGCTGCGCGTCGCTAGCTGAGCTGGCTGCGCTGGGCAAGCGGCTCTACGCGCTCCGGCTCTCCCACGACCAGGCCGGCGTCGCGTGGAGCCACTACCAGATCCAGAAGGCGAAGCTTGAGGTGGCGCTCACACCGGGGTTCCTGGCCAATGCCCTTCTCCGCGACGTCATCCACGCTGACACGCGGGTGCTCCCTCGCCTGGGCGCGTGGCTCTACCGCCGCCAGCGCGTCAAGGGCTCCGCGCTCTCATCGCCCGAGTGGCGGCGCATCTGGCAGGCCTACCAGGCGCGGCGACTCGCCCGGCCCGCCTGA
- a CDS encoding DUF262 domain-containing protein: MIGHPLKVRELLDEIERGQVLLPEIQRAYVWKGPQVTKLVDSLYREYPAGQILLWDTVELPITKHLEGVEAPRLPSPGQPKIVLDGQQRVTSLYKALVKGQDGIEVYFNLDAEQFQLYHRRLKADPLWVPLRAVFNNEQPDLEILRGIEAAGGPGLNDPRSQIYLDRLQKLKRVGEYKFPIEIFRSDDYEEVTELFIRVNSAGTRLRAAELVLAQLALRLPGAIVEKFENALDEYEGLGFSLDARFLMRAFIAIGTRQSRFRYLTEFWKKSQDELRGIWERTERAVDSAVNFVRQNARFESSEWLPSLNALIPIAAYFDRQRKIVKDVETGLLRWFYLASLRGRYSVSLETGLDEDLKAFGAADPIAELVKNLGPLGSLEVSADEFDDAGWRNPLFPMTYAVARKRRAKDWFRGIALGTDVVGEEQQIHIHHIFPKALLKEAGVRRKDRDEIANLAFLAARPNRQISKRPPDEYLAEIADQHPDRLEAQCIPKDRSLWKLDRFQDFLVTRRELMAAAVNDLIRNPAL; the protein is encoded by the coding sequence ATGATCGGGCACCCGCTGAAGGTCAGGGAACTACTCGATGAGATCGAACGGGGGCAGGTGCTCCTGCCTGAAATCCAGCGCGCTTACGTCTGGAAGGGACCCCAGGTTACCAAGCTCGTAGACTCGCTCTACCGTGAGTACCCGGCCGGCCAGATCTTGCTCTGGGACACTGTCGAGTTGCCGATCACGAAACACCTTGAAGGTGTCGAGGCTCCCCGCCTTCCGAGCCCCGGTCAGCCGAAGATTGTTCTCGACGGCCAGCAGCGAGTTACTTCTCTCTATAAGGCTTTGGTGAAAGGCCAGGACGGCATCGAGGTGTATTTCAACCTCGACGCAGAACAGTTCCAGCTGTACCACCGCCGACTGAAGGCTGACCCGCTCTGGGTTCCGCTTCGGGCTGTCTTCAACAACGAACAGCCTGACCTTGAGATCCTTCGAGGGATCGAAGCGGCCGGTGGGCCAGGATTGAACGACCCACGCAGTCAGATCTATCTTGACCGCCTGCAAAAGCTCAAGCGGGTCGGGGAGTATAAGTTCCCCATTGAGATCTTTCGGAGCGACGACTACGAGGAAGTAACTGAGCTTTTTATACGGGTGAATTCTGCAGGGACGCGACTCAGAGCCGCTGAGCTAGTCCTGGCTCAGCTTGCATTGCGGCTTCCTGGGGCTATCGTTGAAAAGTTCGAAAACGCGCTGGATGAATACGAGGGACTCGGCTTTTCTCTTGATGCGCGCTTCCTAATGCGTGCCTTCATTGCCATCGGCACGCGTCAGAGCCGATTCCGATATCTTACGGAGTTTTGGAAGAAAAGCCAGGACGAACTCAGGGGCATATGGGAGAGGACCGAAAGAGCGGTTGACAGCGCTGTCAATTTCGTGCGGCAGAACGCCCGGTTTGAGTCTTCCGAATGGCTCCCATCGTTGAATGCCCTCATCCCGATTGCGGCGTATTTTGACCGGCAACGGAAGATTGTCAAAGACGTAGAGACGGGCTTACTGCGGTGGTTCTACCTAGCGTCACTCCGCGGGCGATACAGTGTAAGCCTCGAAACGGGTTTGGACGAGGACTTGAAGGCCTTCGGTGCGGCGGACCCCATTGCGGAGCTTGTAAAAAATCTTGGGCCGTTGGGCTCCCTTGAGGTGAGCGCCGACGAGTTTGATGACGCGGGCTGGAGAAATCCGCTTTTCCCGATGACGTACGCGGTTGCTCGGAAGCGAAGAGCCAAGGACTGGTTCCGAGGGATTGCGCTGGGGACCGACGTTGTGGGAGAGGAGCAGCAGATCCACATACATCATATTTTCCCCAAGGCTTTGTTGAAAGAAGCGGGTGTTCGGAGAAAAGACCGCGACGAAATTGCGAACCTGGCGTTCCTAGCTGCTCGTCCGAACCGCCAGATTTCGAAGCGGCCGCCTGATGAATACCTTGCGGAGATCGCCGATCAGCATCCTGACCGCCTTGAGGCCCAGTGTATTCCCAAGGACCGCTCGCTCTGGAAACTTGATCGCTTCCAAGATTTTCTCGTGACCCGACGTGAGCTGATGGCCGCAGCCGTCAATGATTTGATCAGAAATCCGGCGCTGTGA
- a CDS encoding ATP-binding protein translates to MAEEKKPQVIGRASATEREPSSSEKFYFWLAPGQVVNPFDIIAVEQMEGSRTFGLVTNIRQITDAPSHLSNYISNDFGNVEEIANTPRQGANIAEVGVLANDRDIYMPVQSEAPIAFADEAGIHVSLGIDKMPEEDRIPAGLITMSNGTRARVYLDARYVLGPEGAHVTISGISGLATKTSYAMFLIQSILQTVGEADIAVIILNVKQNDLLVIDKPARGFTPEDHELWEALGVKPQPFRNVRYLLPCGKDTQTTGLPNCFGEPPDQFQMYAYSLEDVIGRRDAPGPGLSLLIRVPDPWDTLGALIGEVQQGILNQEPSWKDVSTWDQLLNGPPLMDKGIPQKFREVAASSVGRFVRVLRRVVRNRQSGVFVPQRNPRRAVNLGDDIRKIKGGQTYVVDIAKLTDEERALVFGHIIQEVYGMYAEATLDEQAELPRRVLLFVDELNKYAPAGRGQGDSSILEFVLDIAARGRSLGVVLLSAEQFMSEVHPQVIGNCSSRVIGRSDSTELSESAYRFIPQDLKAHLTRLDKGELLLAHPIYRQPVKIKFPRPAYQAIGHERRG, encoded by the coding sequence ATGGCTGAAGAGAAGAAACCCCAAGTCATCGGCCGGGCTTCGGCCACTGAGCGCGAGCCCAGCTCTTCGGAGAAGTTCTACTTCTGGCTCGCCCCGGGCCAGGTGGTGAACCCGTTCGACATCATCGCCGTCGAACAGATGGAAGGCAGCCGGACCTTTGGCCTGGTGACCAACATCCGGCAGATCACGGATGCCCCGTCTCATCTCTCAAACTACATCTCCAACGACTTCGGGAATGTGGAGGAGATAGCTAACACACCACGCCAGGGGGCCAACATCGCGGAGGTCGGGGTCCTTGCCAATGATCGGGATATCTACATGCCGGTTCAGAGCGAGGCGCCTATTGCCTTCGCGGATGAGGCAGGCATCCATGTTTCGCTCGGAATCGACAAGATGCCGGAGGAGGATAGAATCCCGGCGGGCCTTATCACCATGTCAAATGGTACCCGGGCCCGTGTCTATCTGGATGCCCGGTATGTCTTGGGCCCCGAAGGGGCACACGTGACGATCTCGGGGATCTCCGGGCTGGCCACCAAGACCTCCTACGCCATGTTTCTCATCCAGTCCATCCTCCAGACAGTGGGGGAGGCTGACATCGCGGTCATCATCCTGAACGTGAAGCAGAACGATCTCCTGGTCATTGACAAACCCGCCCGGGGGTTCACGCCGGAGGATCACGAGCTTTGGGAGGCGCTCGGGGTCAAGCCGCAGCCATTCCGCAATGTCCGGTACCTCCTTCCATGCGGGAAGGACACCCAGACCACCGGCCTTCCCAACTGCTTCGGGGAGCCCCCTGACCAGTTTCAGATGTATGCCTACTCCCTGGAAGACGTGATCGGACGACGTGACGCTCCGGGCCCGGGCCTGAGCCTCCTCATCCGAGTCCCGGACCCATGGGATACCCTCGGGGCTCTCATCGGGGAGGTGCAGCAGGGAATCCTGAACCAGGAGCCCTCCTGGAAAGACGTAAGTACCTGGGATCAGCTCCTCAACGGCCCTCCGCTTATGGACAAGGGTATCCCGCAAAAATTCCGTGAAGTGGCAGCATCGTCCGTCGGACGGTTCGTTCGAGTCCTAAGGCGCGTGGTGAGGAACCGCCAGTCAGGGGTTTTCGTGCCACAGCGGAACCCGCGACGTGCTGTGAATCTCGGTGATGATATCCGGAAAATCAAAGGCGGTCAGACCTATGTGGTGGACATCGCTAAGCTGACCGATGAGGAACGCGCTTTGGTGTTCGGGCACATCATCCAGGAAGTGTACGGGATGTACGCTGAGGCGACGCTCGACGAGCAGGCCGAGCTTCCTCGGCGGGTGCTTCTCTTCGTGGACGAGCTGAACAAGTACGCTCCAGCAGGCCGGGGGCAAGGGGACTCATCGATTCTCGAGTTTGTATTGGACATTGCGGCCAGAGGCCGATCCTTAGGCGTGGTGCTTCTCTCGGCCGAGCAGTTCATGAGCGAGGTCCACCCCCAGGTCATCGGTAACTGCTCCAGCCGGGTGATCGGCCGAAGCGATTCTACGGAACTCTCGGAGTCTGCCTACCGGTTCATCCCCCAGGACCTCAAAGCCCATCTGACGCGTCTCGACAAAGGTGAGCTGTTGCTCGCGCATCCTATCTATCGCCAACCCGTGAAGATCAAGTTCCCGCGTCCCGCCTATCAGGCCATCGGACACGAACGGCGGGGGTGA
- a CDS encoding gamma-glutamylcyclotransferase, which translates to MWYFAYGSNMCAERLIQRVGKPKKVATGQLHGFRLVFNKLGDDCTDKGNVVSCEGEAVLGVLYDLTRKQLADLDRYEGYPSHYERKKMPIEVGDAEGKMVEAWVYLARPSKIREGLKPTAKYVEFYIRGAKEHGLPEAFVKWLMTVETTAGEKGA; encoded by the coding sequence ATGTGGTACTTCGCTTACGGATCCAACATGTGCGCTGAGCGGCTGATTCAGAGGGTGGGAAAGCCCAAGAAGGTTGCGACGGGACAGCTCCACGGCTTCAGGCTGGTGTTCAACAAACTCGGAGATGACTGCACTGACAAGGGGAACGTGGTGTCTTGCGAAGGAGAAGCTGTGTTGGGTGTGCTGTATGATCTGACACGAAAGCAGTTGGCGGATCTGGATAGATATGAGGGTTACCCCTCCCACTATGAGCGCAAGAAAATGCCGATTGAGGTTGGGGACGCCGAGGGAAAGATGGTCGAGGCATGGGTATACCTCGCACGACCTTCGAAGATCAGGGAAGGTCTTAAGCCGACGGCGAAATATGTGGAGTTCTACATTCGGGGCGCGAAAGAGCACGGCTTACCTGAAGCTTTTGTAAAGTGGCTCATGACTGTCGAAACGACTGCGGGAGAGAAGGGTGCCTAA